From the Nodularia sp. NIES-3585 genome, one window contains:
- a CDS encoding PetM family cytochrome b6-f complex subunit 7 — MGGEILNAALLSFGLIFVGWALGALLLKIQGAEE, encoded by the coding sequence ATGGGCGGCGAAATTCTTAATGCAGCACTACTGTCTTTCGGTTTAATCTTCGTAGGCTGGGCTTTAGGTGCTTTGTTACTGAAAATTCAGGGCGCAGAGGAATAA
- the pdxA gene encoding 4-hydroxythreonine-4-phosphate dehydrogenase PdxA encodes MYQSNQVKTVNLSKVNRPRLALTLGDPAGIGPEVILKALADSPISQNCNVTVVGSRGLLMEVYEKLDSTVLANPDQLKVMDVPLDSEVANNIIIGNGNAASGAASFAYMEYAIACTLSGKFDGIVTGPIAKSAWKLAGYNYPGQTELLAEKSGVDRFGMLFVARSPYTDWTLRTLLATTHIPLCQVADTLTPELLTRKLDLLVECLAADFGLKNGRIAIAGLNPHSGEQGQLGTEEQDWLIPWLEQERQKRPNFQLDGPIPPDTMWVKPGQAWYGNSALQNPADAYLALYHDQGLIPVKLMAFDRAVNTSIGLPFVRTSPDHGTAFDIAGQGIADATSMKAAIELATELVCQRLRVGSKHQATGSHSSYTD; translated from the coding sequence ATGTATCAAAGCAATCAAGTTAAAACAGTAAATTTATCAAAAGTCAATCGCCCACGTTTGGCGCTGACCCTGGGAGATCCCGCTGGAATTGGTCCTGAAGTCATTTTAAAGGCTTTGGCAGATTCACCCATTAGTCAAAACTGCAACGTGACAGTGGTAGGTAGCAGAGGCTTACTGATGGAGGTTTATGAAAAGCTGGATTCCACAGTTTTAGCAAATCCAGACCAGTTAAAAGTTATGGATGTGCCATTAGATAGTGAAGTTGCCAACAATATTATTATAGGTAATGGTAATGCTGCTAGTGGTGCGGCGAGTTTTGCCTATATGGAATATGCGATCGCCTGCACGCTATCCGGTAAGTTTGATGGTATTGTCACAGGACCTATTGCTAAATCTGCTTGGAAGTTGGCAGGTTACAATTATCCAGGGCAAACGGAACTTTTAGCTGAAAAATCTGGTGTTGACCGTTTCGGAATGTTATTTGTGGCGCGATCGCCTTATACTGATTGGACACTCCGGACTTTACTTGCTACCACACATATTCCTCTTTGTCAAGTAGCCGATACATTAACACCGGAATTGTTAACGAGAAAATTAGATTTGTTGGTGGAGTGTTTAGCCGCAGACTTTGGTTTAAAAAATGGGAGAATTGCGATCGCAGGGTTAAATCCCCACAGTGGCGAACAGGGACAACTGGGAACAGAAGAACAAGATTGGTTAATTCCCTGGTTAGAACAAGAACGGCAAAAACGCCCTAATTTTCAGCTAGATGGACCCATACCGCCAGACACAATGTGGGTGAAACCGGGTCAAGCTTGGTATGGTAATTCTGCGCTTCAAAATCCTGCCGATGCGTATTTGGCACTGTATCACGACCAAGGCTTAATTCCGGTGAAGTTGATGGCTTTTGACCGCGCCGTTAACACTTCTATTGGTTTACCTTTTGTGCGGACTTCTCCAGATCATGGTACAGCATTTGATATTGCAGGTCAGGGAATTGCTGATGCTACGAGTATGAAAGCGGCTATAGAGTTAGCGACTGAGTTAGTTTGTCAAAGGCTGAGGGTTGGTAGTAAGCACCAGGCGACTGGAAGTCACAGCAGCTACACAGACTAA